TACCGCAGCCCCCGCTACCGTCAGGAGCGAAGCAGTAAGCAACGCCATTACTTTCGTGGAAGCTTTTCTGGAAGTCCTCATGGAAACCTCTGGCAAGTAGATGAATAGGGGCTAGAGAATGCTTAAAATTCAGCCGTGAACATTAACATGAGCTGTGAAAAGCGTGTACCTCATGTACAAGGTTGGACACATATCAACTTCGCATGAGTGGCGATCTGGGTGAAATACAGTCTTGGCCCATTTACCCCAGATCGCTGCACGGCCCTGACCTCGCCAGACAGTCTTTAACACGGTTAATCTCGGAGAAAGCGCACCTTTAACACTAGGCAGCGACTACCCCCTAAAACTCTGTACCCAGCACGTTAAGCTTTCTGTTTTTACCCCCGAGTGTGATTTTGCAAACGAGACTAGCGTCACGTTCCTTCCACCCCTATAATCAGGTTAACAGCAAAGGGGTAAAAATCCTTGCGTACCAGCGGATTTATGCCGTTCCCGGTACTTATATCCCGTTCTGGAACATAAAGGGCATTGCACTTTTACTACAGAGAGTGCTCACCCTTTTTTAATATCGTCACTTCGTAGAAAGCAGGTGAGTGTTGAACACCAACTTGGCACGCGTCCGCCGCCATAGCGACAGGCCCCCGGTCACTAATACCGTCAGCACTATGGCTTGTTGATTCGCTTGGTGTAAACCACCGAGCAGCGGCGCGCGCATTCCGCGTGTTCCACTCATTGCCACGTGTGCGGCGTATAACGCCCCGCATGCTTTCTCATTTCCATAGACTTACCAGCCACTTTCTGCCACCGGCGCTAAAAGTCACAGCATAAAGGCCACACCGCGGTGTGGGTTGGCCACCAACCTGGAAGTACACGTTTCGAAAAAGAGGTTGAATTTCACATGACTTCTCCCGCATACACCCGCACGCCACTATCTGATGATGTTGAGGCCGTACTGCCCGCCGCCATTAAGCGCGCGCAAGGCTGGCTCGATTCCACCGCAGATGAAAAGGACAAGGCCACCGAGCAGCTCGCGGAGCTGCTGCGTGATGACAATGGTGTGCGGTTCACCATGGACTTCGTGGACCGCGTCATGCGCCCGGAGGATGACAAGGTCGCGGCCAAGGCGCTGAAGGACATTTCCTCCCAGTACGATCCTTCCTTCCTGGGCAGCATCAATGGCGCGCTCGTTGGCGCCGGCGGCTTCTTCGGCCCCATCCTGCCTAACCTGGTCATGCCGGTAGCCCGCATATACATGCGCAAGATGGTCGGCCACCTGGTGCTGGATGCGGAATCGGATGCGCTCAATGACACCCTGGAAAAGGCCGCAGCCTCTGGCGAGCAGTTGAACCTTAACCTCCTGGGTGAAGCCGTGCTCGGTGAAGAGGAAGCAAAGTCCCGCGCGCGCCGCACCCTGGAGCTCATTAAAAACCCGCGCGTGACCTACGTATCCGTCAAAGCGTCCTCAATGGTGGCGCAGCTGAATAACTGGGACATCGGCAGTTCCGTAGAGCGCTTGAAGGACCGCCTGCGCCCGCTCTACCAGGAGGCCGCACGCCGCAACCCGCAGGTCTTTATCAACATGGACATGGAGGAATACCACGACCTCCACCTGACGCTGCGCCTGTTCAAGAGCCTGATGAGCGAGCCGGAGTTCAAGAACCTGGAATCCGGCATCGTGCTGCAGGCCTACCTGCCCGATACCTTCGATGCCCTCCAGGACATCGCGGAATTTGCCAAGCAGCGCGTGGCAGAAGGCGGCGCCAAGGTCAAGGTGCGCATTGTAAAGGGCGCCAACCTGTCCATGGAGACCGCCGAAAGCGAAGTCCACGACTGGCCGCTGGCTACCTACACCAACAAGCTGGACGTTGACGCTAACTACTACCGCCTGCTGGATTACATCCTGCAGGAGGAATTCGCGGACTGCATCCGCATCGGTGTGGCCAGCCACAACCTGTACACCGCCGCTATGGCCTACGAGCTGGGCGTCAAGCGCGGGGTGCTGCACATGCTGGATTCTGAGATGCTGCAGGGCATGTCCCCGGCGCAGCAGGCAGCCGTGCGCAAGGTCTACGAGGGCCGCCAGATCCTCTACACCCCAGTAGTGCACGCGGATGACTTTGACGTCGCCGTGTCCTACCTGGTGCGCCGCTTGGAGGAGAACTCCGCGCCGCAGAACTTCCTCTACGCCCTCTTCGCCCCGGGCGAGGAACCGCTGGCAAGCCAGGAAGAGACCTTCCGCAAGGCCGTGGCCAAGCGCTGGGATACCTTCGCTGGATCGCGCCGCACCCAGAACCGCCTCGAGGATTCCGGGCGCCAGGCACCGGATTCCGGCCGCTTCAGGAACGAGCCCGATACGGACCCGGCAATTACCCCGAACCGCACCTGGGCCAAGCGCGCGCTTGCAAATGACCCTGGTGAGCACGGCGTCCAAGAGGTCACCGACCCCTCCGCCGTGGAAAGCTACGTCGCTCGCGCCAAGGAACTGGGCACCGAATGGGGCAAGCGCCCCGCCGCAGAGCGCGCCGCGGCCCTGGACGCCGTCGCGGATCAGCTGGCCGCCAAGCGCGGAGACTTCATCTCCGTGGCAGCCTACGAGGCCAATAAGACGGTCACCCAGACTGACCCTGAGGTCTCGGAAGCCATTGACTTCTGCACCTACTACGGCCAGTCCGCTCGCTTCTTGGAAGAGGCGCACTCCGAGTTCCACCCGCACACCGTCACCGTGGTGACCCCGCCGTGGAACTTCCCCATCGCCATTCCTACTGGCGGCATTGCGGCCTCCTTGGCGGCGGGCTCGGCGGTCATCGTCAAGCCTGCTCCCCAGGTAGTCCACTGCGGCAAGATGGTGGTTGAAGCCTTCCGCACCGCACTCGAAGCCGAAGGCCTGGACCCGGATCTGGTGCAGCTGGTGCTGACTGATGAAGGCGATGCCGGCAAGGCCCTGCTCTCCCACGATGACGTGGACAACATCATCTTGACCGGTGCCTCCGATACCGGCGCGCTCTTCCGCTCCTGGAAGCCCAAGATGAACCTCATGGCAGAGACCTCCGGTAAGAACGCGCTGGTCATCACCCCAGCCGCCGACCCGGACCTGGCCATCCAGGACCTGTACAACTCCGCCTTTGGCCACTCCGGCCAGAAGTGTTCGGCCGCTTCGCTGGTGATTTTCGTTGGCGCTGCGGGCAAGTCCAAGCGCCTGCGCGAGCAGCTGCTGGATTCCGTCAAGACCCTGAAGCCTGGCCCGGGCTATGACATCACCACCACGATGAACGGCCTGGCTGAAAAGCCGAGCGAGAAGCTGCTGCGCGGCCTGACCCAGCTGGAGCCGGGCGAGAAGTGGCTGCTGAAGCCGGAGAAGCTCAACGAAGAGGGCACCCTGTGGTCCCCAGGCATTCGCGATAATGTCCAGCCGGGTTCTTGGTACCACAAGAATGAGTGCTTCGGCCCCATCCTCGGCATCATGTACGCCGATACCTTGGAAGAGGCCATCGCTTGGCAAAACAGCACCGGCTATGGCCTGACCGGCGGCATCCACTCCCTGGATGACAAGGAAATCGAGTACTGGATCGACAACGTTGAGGTGGGCAACGCCTACGTCAACCGCGGCATTACCGGCGCGATTGTCCAGCGCCAGTCCTTCGGCGGCTGGAAGAAGTCCGTCATGGGACCGGGTGCGAAGGCCGGCGGCCCGAACTACGTGGCCCAGATGGGTACCTGGACCGATGGCGAGCTCAAGCCGCGCGACGTAGACATCGCCCCGGCCAGCGTGAAGATCCTGGAGCGCCTGCGCGATGAGCTTTCTGATGAGCTCAGCAAGGACGATCTGGAATGGCTCTGGCGCTCCGCCGAGCTGGACCGGATTGCGTGGCTCGAGGAATTCGGCCGCACCCACGACCGCACCGCGCTGGTTTCTGAGGCCAACCGCTTCCGCTACCGCCCGCTGCTGACCAAGCTGCGCATCCGCGTGGGCGAGGACTACAAGCTGCGCGATGTCGCCCGCCAGGTGCTGGCCTCCGGCATTACCGGCACCGAGACGGAAATCTCCGCCGCCCCAGAGGTTGCCGCCCAGCTGCAGGAGCTCGGCTTCGACGTGAAGTCCATTTCTGATGGTTCCTTCGCCGCCGCCGTGGCCAATGACGAGTCCTCCCGCGTGCGTGCCCTGGGCACCGTGCCGGATTCCGTCTACGAGGCAGCGGTGCGCTCCAACTCCGTGGTGCTGGATCAGCCCGTGCTTGCCGATGGCCGCCGTGAGCTCATGCCTTACCTCCTCGAGCAGGCAGTCTCCGTGACCATGCACCGCTTCGGCATCATCCGCAACGTGGGCAACCTGCGCGACTAATACGCCAGTTGCCGTCCTCACGGTATACCGACTAAGCGCCCCGCCTTCTCCCCTTCCTGCTGGGAGTTGGGTGGGGCGCTACCTTTTTCTCCGCTTTTCCGGCGCTATCTCTAGGTGGTTTCCTGTGGCATAGTAGATGAATGACTACGCCAGAAAACCATTCCCCTCACGGCGCGGGGCAGCACTCGGGCCAGGACGCGGCGCAGCGCGCGCAGTACCCCTCGGCGCTTGAGGACAACGCCGTCAACCGCAAGGCCGATGCGAAAAACCCCTACGCCGCGCCGCTGGTCTCCCCCGATGAATCCCAGCTGGGCGCTGAGGTAGCCACCGCCGATCCCGCCGATCGCGATAATAAATCCGCCGTGCTGGCGAAAGACTTCCGCAGCATGGCCAAGATTTCGGTGTGCTTTATCCTCATCGCGGCAGGACTTGGCCTGGCGGGCTTCCTGCTGCGCTTTATTTGGGTGGGCCTACTGCCGGTTATCCTGGCCATCCTGGTATCCACGGTGCTGTATCCGGTCACCGCCTGGCTGCGGTCCGTAGGCTTTCCCCGCACCCTGGCAGCGGTCACGACGCTGTTGGGCTTAGTGGTTATTTTCGGCGGCATCTTTGCTGCCATGGCTCCGATGGTCACCGCGCAGTCCAAGGTGCTTATTAATGAGGCCGAAGCCGGCATTATGCAGCTGACCAAGATGGTCAATGATTCCCCGCTGGATATTGAGGTGGACCAGCTGCAATCGGTCTTCCAAGACATCGTGAGCTTTGCCAAGGGCCAGGCCTCCACGATTGCCACCGGCGTGCTTTCTGGGGTCTCCATGGCCAGCTCCATTGCGGTAGCCACCGTCATCATGCTCTTTATCACCTTCTTCATCATCAAAGATGGCGATAGGTTCTTGCCCTGGCTGCGCAAATACACCGGCAACTCCGCCGCCTGGCACATCACGGAATTGACCTCCCGCATGTGGAAGACGCTGTCTGGATTCATTCAGGCCCAAGCAGTAGTCGCGCTTGTCGATGCCGTCTTTATCGGCCTCGGCCTCTGGGCCCTCCAGGTCCCACTGGCGCTAGTCATCGCCGTCATCACCTTCTTCGCGGGCTTTATCCCCATCATCGGTGCGGTCACCGCCGGCGCCCTGGCCGTCATCATCGCCCTGGTATCCAATGGCCTCACCAATGCGCTGCTCGCGCTGGCGCTTATCATCATTGTCCAGCAGGTAGAAAGCAACGTCCTCCAGCCCATCCTGCAGTCCAGGGCCATGGGCCTGC
The window above is part of the Corynebacterium accolens genome. Proteins encoded here:
- a CDS encoding bifunctional proline dehydrogenase/L-glutamate gamma-semialdehyde dehydrogenase, with protein sequence MTSPAYTRTPLSDDVEAVLPAAIKRAQGWLDSTADEKDKATEQLAELLRDDNGVRFTMDFVDRVMRPEDDKVAAKALKDISSQYDPSFLGSINGALVGAGGFFGPILPNLVMPVARIYMRKMVGHLVLDAESDALNDTLEKAAASGEQLNLNLLGEAVLGEEEAKSRARRTLELIKNPRVTYVSVKASSMVAQLNNWDIGSSVERLKDRLRPLYQEAARRNPQVFINMDMEEYHDLHLTLRLFKSLMSEPEFKNLESGIVLQAYLPDTFDALQDIAEFAKQRVAEGGAKVKVRIVKGANLSMETAESEVHDWPLATYTNKLDVDANYYRLLDYILQEEFADCIRIGVASHNLYTAAMAYELGVKRGVLHMLDSEMLQGMSPAQQAAVRKVYEGRQILYTPVVHADDFDVAVSYLVRRLEENSAPQNFLYALFAPGEEPLASQEETFRKAVAKRWDTFAGSRRTQNRLEDSGRQAPDSGRFRNEPDTDPAITPNRTWAKRALANDPGEHGVQEVTDPSAVESYVARAKELGTEWGKRPAAERAAALDAVADQLAAKRGDFISVAAYEANKTVTQTDPEVSEAIDFCTYYGQSARFLEEAHSEFHPHTVTVVTPPWNFPIAIPTGGIAASLAAGSAVIVKPAPQVVHCGKMVVEAFRTALEAEGLDPDLVQLVLTDEGDAGKALLSHDDVDNIILTGASDTGALFRSWKPKMNLMAETSGKNALVITPAADPDLAIQDLYNSAFGHSGQKCSAASLVIFVGAAGKSKRLREQLLDSVKTLKPGPGYDITTTMNGLAEKPSEKLLRGLTQLEPGEKWLLKPEKLNEEGTLWSPGIRDNVQPGSWYHKNECFGPILGIMYADTLEEAIAWQNSTGYGLTGGIHSLDDKEIEYWIDNVEVGNAYVNRGITGAIVQRQSFGGWKKSVMGPGAKAGGPNYVAQMGTWTDGELKPRDVDIAPASVKILERLRDELSDELSKDDLEWLWRSAELDRIAWLEEFGRTHDRTALVSEANRFRYRPLLTKLRIRVGEDYKLRDVARQVLASGITGTETEISAAPEVAAQLQELGFDVKSISDGSFAAAVANDESSRVRALGTVPDSVYEAAVRSNSVVLDQPVLADGRRELMPYLLEQAVSVTMHRFGIIRNVGNLRD
- a CDS encoding AI-2E family transporter; amino-acid sequence: MTTPENHSPHGAGQHSGQDAAQRAQYPSALEDNAVNRKADAKNPYAAPLVSPDESQLGAEVATADPADRDNKSAVLAKDFRSMAKISVCFILIAAGLGLAGFLLRFIWVGLLPVILAILVSTVLYPVTAWLRSVGFPRTLAAVTTLLGLVVIFGGIFAAMAPMVTAQSKVLINEAEAGIMQLTKMVNDSPLDIEVDQLQSVFQDIVSFAKGQASTIATGVLSGVSMASSIAVATVIMLFITFFIIKDGDRFLPWLRKYTGNSAAWHITELTSRMWKTLSGFIQAQAVVALVDAVFIGLGLWALQVPLALVIAVITFFAGFIPIIGAVTAGALAVIIALVSNGLTNALLALALIIIVQQVESNVLQPILQSRAMGLHAAIVLLSITVGSTLAGIVGAFLAVPVAATIAVVLRYHAEMAALRAGEVSPDDIEVVTGSKAASKDNKDDEDSEGDDNSNSPREETPREKVKQLFAAMSPLT